A stretch of Christensenellaceae bacterium DNA encodes these proteins:
- a CDS encoding transcriptional regulator translates to MDIDFIGDRISKLRSRKGVSQRDMSLSIGQSVGYINRIENKNALPSIPLLFYICDYLGVSLTDFFDTSIEEPALVSELHEETKSLNEQALRYMLGIAKELNKK, encoded by the coding sequence ATGGACATTGATTTTATAGGTGATCGTATATCAAAATTGAGATCAAGGAAAGGCGTTTCCCAAAGGGACATGAGCCTTTCAATCGGGCAAAGTGTGGGCTATATTAACAGGATTGAAAATAAAAATGCCTTACCCTCAATACCTTTGCTATTCTATATTTGCGACTATTTAGGTGTTAGTCTTACAGATTTCTTTGACACCAGCATTGAAGAACCCGCGCTTGTTAGCGAACTTCACGAAGAAACAAAATCATTGAATGAACAAGCGTTGCGTTATATGCTGGGGATAGCCAAAGAACTAAATAAAAAATAG
- a CDS encoding endonuclease, translated as MAYCEIHPIKSTLRKALDYVTKPEKTDGGRLVSSYGCTPETADVEFFYTISQGMNKGDNLAHHMIQSFAPGEVTPEEAHKLGQEWAEKVLKGKYEYVIATHTDSRCVNNHIMFCATNFVDHHKYISNERTLAQIRRLSDDLCRTHGLSVIETTERSAKSKSGKEYHAAREGRGWKSKLYRLIDDTIPHVKTFDELLQRISAAGYEVSRTKKVLKFRAPGQDKFTRGHDDYTEMRIRERIAGGASRKPQRDDKGVNLVIDIQNSIKAQQNEGYKRWAKVFNLKETSKAVNYLTEHNITDREQLARIVKDAATKFDKTAADLRGIEKRLSDVLLTMKHTENYRRMKPTYDKYLAAKNKDRYYSEHESSLILFHAAKKGLADLGIKGRASIPADLHKEYGKLQNKKDSLYRSYRTQKKEVRELEIIKANVDSLLEPPRLERESKEKQR; from the coding sequence TTGGCATATTGTGAGATACACCCTATTAAGTCAACGCTAAGAAAAGCACTTGACTATGTCACCAAGCCAGAAAAGACGGACGGCGGGCGGCTGGTGTCCTCCTATGGTTGTACCCCGGAAACGGCAGATGTAGAATTTTTCTACACGATTTCACAAGGCATGAACAAAGGGGACAATCTCGCACACCATATGATACAGAGCTTTGCCCCCGGTGAAGTCACCCCGGAAGAAGCGCACAAGCTGGGGCAGGAATGGGCTGAAAAGGTGTTAAAAGGCAAATATGAATATGTGATTGCAACACATACCGATAGCCGTTGTGTCAATAATCACATTATGTTTTGCGCGACCAATTTTGTCGATCATCACAAGTATATTTCAAATGAGCGCACCCTTGCACAAATACGCCGACTAAGCGACGATCTTTGCCGGACGCATGGTCTGTCTGTGATTGAAACGACGGAACGCAGCGCAAAGAGCAAGAGCGGCAAAGAATATCACGCCGCCCGCGAGGGTCGGGGCTGGAAATCTAAGCTATATCGTCTGATTGATGATACAATTCCCCATGTAAAAACTTTCGATGAATTATTGCAAAGGATATCGGCGGCGGGTTATGAAGTATCGCGGACAAAAAAGGTTTTAAAATTCCGTGCGCCGGGACAAGATAAATTCACACGGGGGCATGACGATTATACTGAAATGCGTATACGGGAACGGATAGCGGGCGGCGCATCACGCAAGCCCCAGCGCGACGACAAGGGTGTAAACCTTGTCATTGATATACAGAATAGCATAAAGGCCCAGCAAAATGAGGGCTATAAACGTTGGGCGAAAGTCTTTAACCTCAAAGAGACCTCAAAAGCTGTTAATTATTTAACGGAGCATAACATTACCGACCGGGAACAGCTTGCCCGCATCGTCAAAGACGCTGCCACAAAATTTGACAAGACCGCCGCCGATCTGCGCGGGATTGAAAAACGCTTGTCTGATGTATTGCTAACCATGAAGCATACAGAGAATTACCGCCGTATGAAGCCGACTTATGACAAGTACCTTGCGGCAAAAAACAAAGACCGCTATTATTCCGAACATGAAAGCAGCTTAATATTATTTCACGCTGCCAAAAAGGGGCTTGCCGATCTCGGCATTAAGGGTCGCGCCTCGATTCCCGCCGATCTGCATAAGGAGTATGGGAAGTTACAGAATAAAAAAGATAGTCTATACCGATCTTACAGGACGCAAAAAAAGGAAGTTCGGGAGCTTGAAATCATAAAGGCAAACGTGGATAGTCTCTTAGAGCCGCCCCGCCTGGAACGTGAGAGCAAGGAAAAACAGAGATAA
- a CDS encoding mobilization protein, whose amino-acid sequence MAERKRKIPLIVYVTEDERETIQRKMELAGSANNFSRYARKMLIDGYVIQVDHTPLKELAREIGGIGRNINQIAARANTTGNLYAEDIQEIKERMNEVWHIVRYTLLSQR is encoded by the coding sequence GTGGCAGAACGCAAAAGAAAAATCCCGCTGATCGTCTATGTAACAGAGGATGAACGGGAAACAATACAACGAAAAATGGAGCTTGCCGGGAGCGCAAATAATTTTAGCAGATATGCCCGCAAGATGCTGATTGACGGTTATGTCATACAAGTCGATCACACACCTTTGAAAGAGCTTGCGCGAGAAATTGGCGGTATAGGTCGTAATATCAACCAAATTGCAGCCCGCGCGAACACCACGGGCAATTTGTACGCCGAAGATATACAAGAGATAAAGGAGCGGATGAACGAGGTTTGGCATATTGTGAGATACACCCTATTAAGTCAACGCTAA
- the xerD_1 gene encoding integrase, whose protein sequence is MKQNYNEILREYRIYLTEHEKSHATIQKYVRELVWFLSFLQGEEPTKAKVLEYREQLQQSHHARTVNAKLSAIHSYLDYLGLAACKVRFLKIQHTVFVDDSRDLTEAEYHRLLDAAKRKKDSRLYHVMLAICTTGIRVSELSFLTVEALHKGKAEIRMKGKIRTILLTKELCRKLNAYAKEKGIRTGYLFCTRTGKPLDRSNICHDMKKLCRAARVNPEKVFPHNLRHLFAKCYYAIKKNLAYLADILGHASVDTTRIYVAMGTREHERTLQRMHLIS, encoded by the coding sequence ATGAAACAAAATTACAATGAAATCTTGCGGGAGTACCGCATCTACTTGACCGAACATGAAAAATCTCACGCAACCATACAAAAGTATGTTCGTGAGTTGGTTTGGTTTCTTTCATTTTTACAGGGGGAAGAACCTACAAAAGCAAAGGTGCTGGAATATCGAGAGCAACTGCAACAGAGCCACCATGCCCGCACCGTAAATGCCAAGCTGTCCGCCATTCATTCCTATCTGGACTACCTGGGGCTGGCGGCCTGCAAGGTGAGGTTTTTGAAAATCCAGCATACGGTATTTGTGGATGACAGCCGAGATTTGACCGAAGCGGAATACCACCGCTTGTTAGACGCTGCCAAAAGGAAAAAGGACAGCCGCCTGTATCATGTGATGCTTGCCATTTGCACCACCGGAATCCGGGTCAGTGAGCTTTCCTTTCTGACTGTGGAGGCATTGCACAAAGGAAAAGCGGAAATCCGCATGAAAGGCAAAATCCGCACCATTCTCTTGACAAAAGAGCTGTGCCGGAAATTGAACGCCTATGCCAAAGAAAAAGGCATCCGAACGGGGTATCTGTTCTGCACCCGTACCGGAAAGCCCTTAGATCGAAGCAATATCTGTCATGATATGAAAAAGCTGTGCCGGGCGGCGCGGGTAAATCCTGAAAAGGTCTTTCCCCACAATTTGCGGCACTTGTTTGCAAAATGCTATTATGCCATCAAAAAGAATCTGGCATATCTTGCGGATATTTTAGGACACGCCTCCGTGGACACCACGCGTATCTATGTAGCTATGGGCACACGGGAACATGAGCGAACCTTACAGCGGATGCATCTGATCTCATAG